A genomic region of Arachis hypogaea cultivar Tifrunner chromosome 5, arahy.Tifrunner.gnm2.J5K5, whole genome shotgun sequence contains the following coding sequences:
- the LOC112801636 gene encoding pentatricopeptide repeat-containing protein At1g26460, mitochondrial, translating to MASQMTILSRARSFLRKPTLIKTISTFPSLFQEPQLATPEPTPPTTTTTTSLPPNPASGSPLYNENWRNPIPPSSFTASSITPQNLFTNQQQWFQMQTLSNTHDATSLMNLFASWMASQQWADVKDLFEAWVRSLDKNGKPNKPDVGLFNHYLRANLMLGASAAELLDLLAQMDEFQIVPNTASFNLVLKAMYQANETVAAEKLIERMLQTGNESLPDAESYNLVIGMLFQSDQIDAAFKYIDLTLKSGSVLSMNVFMECVKSCVKKHRLDLLVTIIERCRTTDQNKSLCPSWSMCNYIVEIAVQEDNSKLAFYGLQFMAKWMLKGESARPALLLSVDEGLVVAALVTAGRTYNSELLGASWAVLIRSLRKNKAPNPESYLGKIYAHASMGNLQKAFATLHDYESAYGESNEEVEDLFCPFTSLHPLVVACSKKGFETLDTVFFQLENLSRAENPYKSVAALNCIILGCANIWDLDRAYQTFDAIGSDFGLTPNIHSYNGLIYAFGKLKKTSEALRVFEHLLSLGVKPNAKSYSLLVDAHLINRDVKSSLAVLDDMIAAGFEPSKETLSKARRRCMREMDYESDDRLGSIARSLKIPIGSEGRRNLLFNLDYSVEYA from the exons ATGGCGTCGCAAATGACGATCCTCTCAAGAGCCCGCTCTTTCCTCCGAAAACCCACTCTCATTAAAACCATCTCCACCTTCCCGTCCCTCTTCCAAGAACCCCAACTCGCTACCCCTGAACCCAcccctccaaccaccaccaccaccacctccctcCCTCCAAATCCAGCCTCGGGATCCCCACTCTACAATGAAAACTGGCGAAACCCAATCCCACCATCTTCCTTCACTGCTTCCTCTATCACCCCTCAGAACTTGTTCACCAACCAGCAACAATGGTTCCAAATGCAAACACTCTCCAACACCCACGACGCGACCTCGCTGATGAACCTCTTCGCTAGTTGGATGGCGTCGCAGCAGTGGGCCGACGTAAAGGACCTGTTCGAGGCCTGGGTGAGGTCTCTCGACAAGAACGGCAAGCCCAACAAGCCCGACGTCGGCCTGTTTAACCATTACCTTAGGGCTAATCTCATGCTTGGGGCTTCTGCCGCCGAGTTGTTGGATCTACTTGCACAGATGGATGAATTCCAGATTGTCCCTAATACGGCGTCGTTTAACCTTGTCCTTAAGGCTATGTATCAGGCCAACGAAACGGTTGCTGCCGAGAAGCTCATCGAACG GATGCTGCAGACAGGCAATGAATCTCTCCCCGATGCTGAATCATATAACTTGGTCATTGGAATGCTCTTTCAGTCTGACCAGATTGATGCTGCATTCAAATATATAGATTTAACTTTGAAATCTGGTTCTGTGTTGTCAATGAACGTATTTATGGAATGTGTGAAGAGTTGTGTCAAAAAGCACAGACTTGATTTATTGGTTACAATAATTGAAAGGTGCAGG ACAACAGATCAGAACAAATCCCTTTGTCCCTCCTGGAGTATGTGCAATTATATAGTTGAAATTGCTGTTCAAGAGGATAATAGCAAGTTAGCTTTTTATGGCCTGCAATTTATGGCTAAGTGGATGTTGAAGGGTGAAAGTGCAAGACCTGCCTTATTACTTTCCGTAGATGAAGGTTTAGTTGTGGCAGCTCTTGTGACTGCAGGTAGAACATATAATTCTGAGCTGTTAGGAGCATCATGGGCTGTTTTGATCCGCTCATTGCGTAAAAATAAAGCTCCTAATCCAGAATCATATCTTGGAAAGATATATGCCCATGCATCCATGGGGAACCTACAAAAGGCTTTTGCTACTTTACATGATTATGAGTCTGCATATGGAGAATCCAATGAAGAAGTCGAAGACTTGTTCTGTCCATTTACTTCTTTACATCCATTGGTTGTTGCATGCTCCAAGAAAGGTTTTGAGACTTTGGATACT GTTTTTTTTCAACTGGAGAATTTAAGCCGTGCAGAGAATCCTTATAAATCTGTTGCTGCCCTAAACTGCATCATTTTAGGTTGTGCAAATATATGGGACCTTGATCGTGCCTACCAGACTTTTGACGCAATTGGATCTGATTTTGGGTTGACCCCTAATATTCATTCATATAATGGGCTAATTTATGCCTTTGGGAAGCTCAAGAAG ACAAGTGAGGCTTTGAGGGTGTTTGAGCATCTCTTGAGTTTGGGTGTTAAGCCCAATGCAAAATCATATTCGCTCCTTGTTGACGCCCACCTGATTAACCGTGACGTCAAATCTTCCTTGGCAGTTCTTGATGATATG ATTGCTGCGGGGTTTGAACCATCAAAAGAGACACTAAGCAAGGCCAGAAGGCGATGTATGCGAGAGATGGATTATGAAAGTGATGACAGATTGGGATCAATTGCAAGATCTCTGAAGATACCAATAGGTTCAGAAGGCCGTCGGAACCTTTTGTTTAATCTTGATTACAGTGTGGAATATGCTTAA